In the genome of Deltaproteobacteria bacterium, one region contains:
- a CDS encoding efflux RND transporter periplasmic adaptor subunit yields the protein MKRILIVLIIVMIIGTGVFFGFRTYQAQKKTPRFKTEALTRGSITSQVVATGTVNPVTLVQVGSQVSGTIIKLYADFNSVVRKGQIIAQIDPALFQAKVDQTEAEQKNARALLEKEKTALADNLRTFNRYKALFKDHLVSQNDLDQAQLKHDLSISLVKTAEAQIETAKANWSSAKINLNYTTIRSPVNGTVVNRNVDVGQTVAASLQAPTLFTIARDLTNMQVDTNVDEADIGRLKVGQAASFTVDSYPGEPFSARVSQIRNAPTTVQNVVTYDVVLGVKNPELKLKPGMTANVSVIIEEKDGIIKIPNAALRFKMPIPPSKSKNIEELKKKWKGLSMLWILGPEKTPKPTFIKPGVNDGQYTEMAKGRLKEGDLIITDLLADKNKKPASNQQQSAPRMRL from the coding sequence ATGAAACGGATTTTAATTGTTTTAATAATAGTTATGATTATCGGGACCGGGGTTTTTTTTGGATTCCGCACCTACCAAGCCCAAAAAAAAACCCCCCGCTTTAAGACCGAGGCCCTGACCCGAGGGTCCATTACCTCCCAGGTCGTTGCTACCGGGACAGTGAATCCGGTAACCCTGGTTCAGGTAGGCAGCCAGGTATCGGGAACTATCATTAAGCTCTACGCCGACTTTAATTCAGTCGTCCGGAAAGGACAGATTATCGCTCAGATCGATCCGGCCCTGTTTCAAGCCAAAGTGGATCAGACTGAGGCCGAACAGAAAAATGCCCGAGCCCTGTTGGAGAAAGAAAAGACCGCCCTGGCCGACAATCTGCGTACCTTTAACCGTTACAAGGCCCTTTTTAAAGACCACCTGGTTTCCCAGAATGATTTGGATCAAGCCCAGCTAAAACACGACCTTTCCATTTCTCTGGTAAAGACGGCCGAAGCCCAGATCGAAACGGCCAAAGCCAATTGGTCTTCGGCCAAGATCAACTTGAATTATACCACTATCCGGTCCCCGGTTAACGGTACGGTGGTTAACCGCAATGTTGATGTAGGCCAGACCGTGGCAGCCAGCCTCCAGGCCCCCACCCTTTTCACCATTGCCCGGGACCTGACCAATATGCAAGTGGATACCAACGTGGATGAAGCCGATATCGGCCGCCTTAAAGTAGGGCAGGCCGCCAGCTTCACCGTAGATTCCTATCCGGGCGAACCTTTTTCGGCCAGGGTTTCTCAAATTCGGAATGCCCCGACCACCGTCCAGAATGTGGTGACCTATGATGTCGTCCTGGGGGTTAAAAATCCGGAGTTGAAATTAAAACCCGGTATGACCGCCAATGTTTCTGTTATTATCGAAGAAAAAGACGGGATCATTAAAATCCCCAACGCCGCTTTGCGCTTTAAAATGCCGATCCCGCCATCCAAAAGCAAAAATATTGAAGAACTCAAGAAAAAATGGAAGGGATTGTCAATGTTATGGATATTAGGCCCCGAAAAAACCCCGAAACCTACCTTTATCAAGCCCGGTGTCAACGACGGCCAATATACTGAAATGGCCAAAGGGCGGCTCAAGGAAGGGGATCTGATCATCACCGATTTACTCGCCGACAAAAATAAGAAACCGGCCTCCAATCAACAGCAGTCCGCTCCGAGGATGCGATTATAA
- the miaB gene encoding tRNA (N6-isopentenyl adenosine(37)-C2)-methylthiotransferase MiaB, with protein MKQVHIATFGCQMNERDSLAITQILASYDYQVTEEMEEADLILVNTCSIRQKAEEKTYSLLGRLKRLKDRNPDLVIGVGGCVAQQEGERLLARVPHLDLVFGTRLIPQLPDLIEEIGRDKIRLSRIELTPGGLYPNLLLMTDGPLQELNASVTIMQGCNNYCAYCVVPFVRGPEESRPSPEILAEVEMLSTKGVKEILLLGQNVNSYGQNRAGELSFAQLLHSLEQIPGLERIRFTTSHPKDLSPELIDCFGRISILCNHIHLPVQTGSNRILERMNRRYTREGYQEKISQLRERCSGIAITSDIIVGFPGETEADFEQTMDLIRTVQFDNLFSFKYSDRPLTSARNFSGKVDEEEKGRRLKELQTCQKKITLFKNQKMEGTIQEVLVEGTSKKSSQEWMGRTRSNKIINFPGPSGLLGKTVPVHIEKAHVHSLKGRYL; from the coding sequence ATGAAACAAGTCCACATCGCCACCTTTGGCTGTCAGATGAACGAAAGGGATTCTCTGGCCATTACCCAGATCTTGGCCTCTTACGATTACCAGGTCACCGAGGAGATGGAAGAGGCCGACCTGATTCTGGTCAATACCTGCAGTATCCGCCAAAAGGCGGAAGAGAAGACCTATAGTCTTTTGGGGCGGCTTAAGCGGTTAAAGGACAGGAACCCCGATCTGGTCATCGGGGTCGGCGGATGTGTGGCCCAACAGGAAGGGGAGCGTTTATTGGCCAGGGTACCCCACCTGGATTTGGTCTTTGGGACCCGATTAATCCCCCAACTTCCCGACCTGATCGAAGAGATCGGGAGGGATAAAATCCGGTTGTCCCGTATCGAGCTGACTCCGGGAGGCCTTTATCCCAACCTCTTGCTTATGACCGATGGCCCTTTACAGGAGCTTAATGCCTCGGTAACCATTATGCAAGGTTGTAATAATTATTGCGCTTATTGTGTCGTACCCTTTGTCCGCGGACCTGAGGAAAGCCGTCCCAGCCCGGAAATACTGGCTGAGGTGGAAATGCTAAGCACTAAAGGGGTTAAAGAAATCCTTCTCCTGGGGCAAAATGTAAATTCTTATGGTCAGAATCGGGCGGGGGAACTTTCTTTTGCCCAACTCCTGCATAGTCTGGAACAGATCCCCGGACTGGAAAGGATTCGCTTTACTACTTCCCATCCAAAAGATCTTTCCCCGGAATTGATCGACTGTTTTGGCCGCATCTCGATTTTATGCAACCATATCCACCTGCCGGTTCAGACCGGATCAAACCGGATACTGGAAAGGATGAACAGACGTTATACCCGGGAAGGGTATCAGGAAAAGATCAGTCAGCTCCGGGAACGATGTTCCGGTATAGCGATCACCAGCGATATTATCGTCGGATTTCCAGGAGAGACCGAAGCCGATTTTGAACAAACTATGGATCTTATTCGAACCGTCCAATTTGACAACTTGTTTTCCTTTAAATATTCGGATCGTCCCTTGACGTCGGCCCGAAATTTTTCCGGAAAGGTCGATGAAGAGGAGAAAGGTCGGCGGCTAAAAGAGCTCCAGACCTGTCAAAAAAAAATCACCCTTTTCAAAAATCAAAAAATGGAGGGGACGATTCAAGAGGTATTAGTTGAAGGAACCAGTAAAAAATCCTCTCAGGAATGGATGGGAAGGACCCGGTCCAATAAAATTATTAATTTCCCCGGGCCTTCGGGCTTGTTGGGGAAAACGGTCCCGGTCCATATTGAAAAAGCCCATGTCCATTCCTTGAAGGGAAGGTACCTATAG
- a CDS encoding histidinol phosphate phosphatase domain-containing protein gives MIDLHSHSLLSDGVLLPSELVRRAEVKGYRYWAITDHADVSNIDHVVPRIASVVRELNNHWNIKVIPGIELTHVPPETIPGLVQKARDLGACLIVVHGETIAEPVPPGTNRAAIEAGVHILAHPGLITPEEVRMAARKGVFLEITSRKGHCLTNGHVARLAQEGGAELILDSDTHAPEDIIAPDQRGRIVEGAGLNKEALQEMDKKASYLFNQLLATF, from the coding sequence ATGATCGATCTGCATTCCCATTCCCTGCTCAGTGACGGTGTTCTCCTGCCTTCTGAACTGGTCAGAAGGGCCGAGGTAAAAGGGTACCGGTATTGGGCCATTACCGATCACGCTGATGTTTCCAATATCGACCATGTCGTTCCCCGAATCGCCTCCGTAGTCCGGGAATTAAATAACCACTGGAACATTAAGGTCATCCCCGGCATTGAATTGACCCATGTCCCCCCGGAGACCATACCCGGTTTGGTCCAAAAAGCCAGAGATCTCGGGGCCTGTCTCATCGTCGTCCACGGGGAAACCATTGCCGAGCCGGTACCGCCCGGAACCAATCGGGCCGCTATCGAGGCCGGCGTGCACATCTTGGCCCATCCGGGTTTGATAACGCCCGAGGAAGTCCGAATGGCTGCCCGGAAAGGGGTTTTTCTCGAGATTACCTCCCGCAAAGGGCACTGTCTGACCAACGGCCATGTGGCGCGTCTGGCTCAAGAAGGCGGGGCCGAACTGATCCTGGATTCCGATACCCATGCCCCGGAAGATATCATTGCTCCGGACCAACGGGGAAGAATTGTAGAAGGTGCCGGGTTGAATAAAGAGGCTTTACAGGAGATGGATAAAAAAGCCAGCTATCTTTTTAATCAATTGCTGGCCACGTTTTAA
- a CDS encoding rhomboid family intramembrane serine protease, with amino-acid sequence MIPLKDDIPTQTVPLITIGIIVLNILVYLYQLTLPAESLENFIFQYGAIPAQLTHPFFQDPSYPRAIPSVLTVFTSMFLHGGLIHLLGNMLYLWIFGNNVEDSLGHLKFIIFYLISGFFAAFIHTFSDLNSAVPMIGASGAIAGILGAYLILFPRANVSTLFIFIIFFKVIRIPAVLVLGLWFLVQLLNAGSEGGSVAWYAHV; translated from the coding sequence ATGATTCCCCTCAAGGATGACATCCCCACTCAAACCGTACCTCTGATTACCATTGGTATTATTGTCCTCAATATCCTGGTTTATCTCTATCAATTAACCCTGCCGGCCGAAAGCCTGGAAAACTTCATCTTTCAATATGGGGCCATCCCCGCCCAGTTGACCCACCCCTTTTTTCAAGACCCTTCTTATCCCAGGGCTATCCCTTCGGTCCTGACCGTTTTTACCTCCATGTTTCTCCATGGCGGCCTGATCCATTTACTCGGAAACATGCTTTATCTTTGGATCTTTGGTAACAACGTGGAGGACTCCCTGGGCCACCTCAAATTTATTATTTTCTACCTGATTTCCGGTTTTTTCGCCGCCTTTATCCATACCTTTTCGGACCTCAACTCCGCCGTTCCCATGATCGGTGCCAGCGGGGCCATTGCCGGGATCTTAGGGGCCTACCTGATCCTTTTCCCCAGGGCCAATGTCTCCACCCTTTTTATTTTTATTATCTTTTTCAAGGTCATTAGAATTCCGGCTGTTCTGGTCCTGGGTTTATGGTTTTTGGTTCAACTGTTAAACGCCGGCAGCGAAGGAGGTTCAGTCGCCTGGTATGCCCATGT
- a CDS encoding ABC transporter ATP-binding protein, translated as MIQVQDLYKIYNLGDIEIPALNGISLSIQTGEFVSIMGSSGSGKSTFMNILGCLDVPTRGSYLLNGTDIGTLSRDALAHLRNEKIGFVFQGFNLLARTSALENVELPLLYGPTHSRERRRKAMEALASVGLAGREGHHPNQLSGGQQQRVAIARALVNNPSIIMADEPTGNLDTKTSLEIMQLLTHLNEDQKITIILVTHEQDISTFTRRIIQFKDGQVLQDRLLEPKSGIGDQGAVLRGDPTGHEGLI; from the coding sequence CTGATTCAAGTTCAAGACCTGTATAAGATTTACAACCTGGGGGATATTGAAATTCCGGCCCTGAATGGTATATCCTTATCCATTCAAACCGGCGAATTCGTCTCCATTATGGGATCATCGGGATCCGGAAAATCGACTTTTATGAATATCCTGGGCTGTCTGGATGTCCCCACCAGGGGCTCCTATCTATTAAATGGAACGGATATCGGCACGTTAAGCCGGGATGCCCTGGCCCACTTGCGCAATGAAAAAATCGGCTTTGTCTTTCAGGGATTCAACCTTCTGGCCCGAACTTCGGCCCTGGAAAATGTCGAGCTGCCTTTATTATACGGCCCCACCCATTCCAGGGAACGCCGTCGCAAGGCCATGGAGGCCCTGGCCTCCGTGGGCTTGGCCGGCCGGGAGGGCCATCATCCCAATCAGCTTTCCGGGGGCCAGCAACAACGGGTGGCCATTGCCCGGGCACTGGTCAACAACCCATCCATTATCATGGCCGACGAACCGACCGGAAACTTGGATACCAAGACCAGCCTGGAGATCATGCAGCTTTTGACCCATCTTAATGAGGATCAGAAAATAACCATTATCCTGGTTACCCATGAACAGGATATCTCGACCTTTACCCGACGGATCATCCAATTTAAGGATGGCCAGGTCTTGCAGGACCGGCTCCTGGAGCCGAAGTCGGGGATCGGGGATCAGGGGGCGGTGCTTCGTGGTGACCCAACGGGTCATGAGGGTTTAATATGA
- a CDS encoding ABC transporter permease, whose protein sequence is MKPLSSLKVALRALQINKMRSFLTMLGIIIGVGAVIVMVAIGSGAREMIAQQIASMGSNLMIVLPGATTAGGARMGFGSVSTLTSDDAKAIKEECSAVKAVAPIWGGVTQVVFGNQNWNTGVNGTTSDFFDIRDWPIASGRTFTEQEITGAVKVAIVGQSVVENLFGTQNPLGQIIRIKKVPFTVIGVLSSKGQSPRGDDQDDVVYIPLTTSQKKVFGSALPNTVRIITVQARDMESMAEAEKQVNDLLSQRHRTGRGQLPDFTVRNLTEIMATAEQSAKVMSLLLGSIALVSLLVGGIGIMNIMLVSVTERTREIGIRMAVGARGLDILFQFLTESVVLSLVGGLIGIGLGVLGAKITSSFSGWNVLISYWALLISFSFAAAVGIFFGFYPAHKASRLNPIDALRYE, encoded by the coding sequence ATGAAACCGTTATCCAGTCTCAAGGTGGCCTTGCGTGCCTTGCAGATCAACAAGATGCGCTCTTTTTTAACCATGCTGGGCATCATCATCGGCGTCGGGGCGGTCATTGTCATGGTCGCCATCGGGTCCGGTGCCCGGGAAATGATTGCCCAGCAAATCGCCAGCATGGGCTCCAACCTCATGATCGTCCTGCCTGGTGCGACGACGGCCGGCGGAGCCCGAATGGGGTTTGGTTCCGTATCCACCCTGACCTCTGATGATGCCAAGGCTATCAAGGAAGAGTGCTCGGCGGTCAAGGCGGTGGCCCCGATTTGGGGCGGTGTTACCCAGGTCGTTTTTGGGAATCAAAACTGGAATACCGGAGTCAACGGTACGACCTCTGACTTTTTTGATATTCGGGATTGGCCCATCGCCTCAGGCCGCACCTTTACCGAACAGGAGATCACCGGGGCCGTCAAGGTAGCCATAGTCGGCCAAAGCGTGGTGGAGAATCTTTTTGGAACTCAGAATCCCCTGGGCCAGATCATCCGAATCAAAAAGGTCCCCTTTACGGTTATCGGGGTCCTTTCTTCCAAAGGCCAATCCCCCCGGGGAGACGACCAGGATGATGTGGTCTATATTCCCTTGACCACCTCACAAAAAAAGGTCTTCGGGAGCGCCCTGCCTAATACGGTCAGGATCATCACGGTCCAGGCCCGTGATATGGAGTCCATGGCCGAAGCGGAGAAACAGGTCAATGACCTTTTATCCCAGCGTCATCGAACAGGGCGCGGTCAATTGCCGGACTTTACGGTCCGGAACCTGACGGAGATCATGGCCACGGCCGAACAATCGGCCAAGGTCATGTCGTTACTCCTCGGCTCTATTGCTTTGGTATCCCTGCTGGTCGGAGGAATCGGTATTATGAATATCATGCTGGTATCGGTGACCGAACGGACCAGGGAAATCGGTATCCGCATGGCCGTGGGGGCCAGGGGCCTTGATATCCTTTTTCAATTCTTAACCGAATCGGTAGTCTTGAGTCTGGTCGGTGGTTTGATTGGAATCGGGCTGGGTGTCCTGGGGGCCAAAATAACGTCAAGCTTTTCCGGATGGAACGTCCTCATTTCCTATTGGGCCTTATTGATCTCTTTTTCTTTTGCAGCAGCCGTAGGGATTTTTTTCGGATTCTATCCGGCCCACAAGGCCTCCCGACTCAATCCCATTGATGCTCTTCGATATGAATAG
- a CDS encoding bifunctional nuclease family protein codes for MSIQMKVFGLTIDPLTNSPIMILKDLEGDKTVPIWIGLLEATAIASELENIKFSRPMTHDLVKNLMDQVGVKLAKVEICDLRDNTFFALMHLILQGKEFSMDARPSDAIALALRAQAPIYVEEQVIQKSKAVDLGNKEEIQSEEGKKWTEILESLSPDDFGKYKM; via the coding sequence ATGTCCATTCAAATGAAGGTGTTCGGGTTGACCATTGACCCCTTGACCAACAGCCCGATCATGATCCTTAAAGATTTGGAAGGAGACAAGACCGTTCCGATCTGGATTGGGCTTTTGGAAGCTACGGCCATTGCCAGCGAACTCGAAAATATTAAATTTTCGAGGCCTATGACCCATGATTTAGTGAAAAACCTGATGGATCAAGTAGGCGTCAAACTGGCCAAGGTCGAAATTTGTGACCTCAGGGATAACACTTTTTTCGCCCTTATGCATCTAATCCTCCAAGGTAAAGAATTCTCAATGGATGCCCGCCCCAGTGATGCCATCGCCCTGGCCTTGCGGGCCCAGGCCCCCATTTATGTCGAAGAACAGGTCATTCAAAAATCCAAGGCGGTAGACCTGGGAAACAAAGAAGAAATTCAATCCGAAGAGGGAAAGAAATGGACGGAAATTCTGGAATCCCTTTCGCCCGATGATTTCGGGAAATATAAGATGTGA